A single genomic interval of Salvia miltiorrhiza cultivar Shanhuang (shh) unplaced genomic scaffold, IMPLAD_Smil_shh original_scaffold_266, whole genome shotgun sequence harbors:
- the LOC131003763 gene encoding uncharacterized protein LOC131003763, translated as MARTLRTARKRVSARATRDEIRWEYLHYGMCWRDTLGKFLAHFHEHWLAASMYGISSYDGIIRLLTLLPSDWKGWATSIASDYLYHYGEEYDLYVDFPGFVAAVSHQYYRYGAAPYGPYTLPGDYIQAGGGIADFLPRDDPAPYVPPEPVQVAPLLESDTDDEIAALLRSPTPIYIVVSSGSETTSQQTLMSDCTILGTRTRDEFEAGPSRPPGVPRDHVDSPGMQPTVGTIRREPIDLNQADVVVDSDDTHEAETHSQTIRVCLRKDSAGKGVRVHEVPQHEGEIETEPSESSAA; from the coding sequence ATGGCTCGTACCCTACGTACCGCGAGGAAGAGAGTTAGTGCTAGAGCGACACGTGATGAGATTCGTTGGGAGTACCTTCACTATGGCATGTGCTGGAGAGATACATTGGGGAAATTTCTTGCCCACTTCCACGAGCACTGGTTGGCAGCTAGCATGTATGGGATCTCCTCGTATGATGGCATTATTCGACTGTTGACTCTACTTCCATCCGACTGGAAGGGTTGGGCCACCTCCATTGCCTCAGACTACTTATACCATTACGGTGAAGAGTACGACCTGTATGTAGATTTTCCAGGTTTCGTAGCAGCGGTTAGTCATCAGTATTACCGTTATGGGGCAGCTCCTTATGGACCATACACGCTACCAGGAGACTACATCCAAGCTGGAGGAGGCATTGCTGATTTCCTACCACGAGATGACCCTGCCCCGTATGTGCCGCCCGAGCCAGTTCAGGTGGCCCCACTCCTTGAGTCTGATACTGATGATGAGATAGCTGCCCTACTTCGTTCTCCTACACCGATTTACATAGTGGTTTCCTCCGGTAGTGAGACAACTTCTCAACAAACACTCATGTCCGACTGTACCATCCTTGGAACCCGCACCCGCGACGAGTTTGAAGCTGGACCTTCCAGACCGCCTGGTGTACCTCGAGATCATGTGGATTCTCCTGGAATGCAGCCAACTGTTGGAACCATACGCCGAGAACCGATAGATCTAAATCAAGCAGATGTGGTAGTCGACTCAGATGATACACACGAGGCAGAGACACACAGTCAGACGATACGTGTGTGCTTGAGGAAGGATTCTGCAGGTAAGGGTGTGAGAGTTCACGAGGTTCCACAACATGAGGGCGAGATAGAGACGGAGCCTAGCGAGTCCAGTGCAGCATGA